In the Alteromonas sp. M12 genome, one interval contains:
- the htpX gene encoding protease HtpX gives MLRIFLFLGTNIAIIALLSVTFSLLGFQGLLAENGVDLDLTALMIYAGVIGFSGAFISLFLSKFMAKRSMGVHVIEQPADTTQRWLVDTVRRQAEMAGIGMPKVGLFNSQSPNAFATGWNRNNALVAVSTGLLSHMNKNEVEAVLAHEVSHVANGDMVTMTLIQGVVNTFVVFLSRVIGHVVDRVVFKVERGHGPAFWIVSIIAEIILGFLAMMLVMWFSRYREFRADEGGAKLAGRANMIAALAKLKSFQGTPDMPDEMAAFAINAGKIQKLFSSHPPLEKRIENLRAG, from the coding sequence ATGTTAAGAATATTTCTGTTTTTAGGTACAAATATAGCCATCATAGCGTTATTGAGCGTGACATTTAGTCTTTTGGGGTTTCAAGGGTTACTGGCAGAAAATGGGGTTGATTTAGACCTAACTGCGCTAATGATTTATGCTGGAGTTATTGGCTTTAGCGGGGCCTTTATTTCTTTGTTTCTTTCCAAGTTTATGGCCAAACGCTCAATGGGGGTTCATGTTATTGAACAACCAGCAGATACGACTCAGCGATGGCTTGTAGATACGGTAAGGCGGCAAGCTGAAATGGCGGGTATTGGAATGCCTAAAGTTGGACTTTTTAATAGTCAATCTCCTAATGCATTTGCAACAGGCTGGAATCGCAACAATGCGTTAGTCGCAGTTAGTACTGGGCTTCTTTCACATATGAACAAAAATGAAGTTGAGGCAGTACTTGCTCACGAAGTGAGTCACGTCGCTAATGGTGACATGGTCACTATGACCCTAATTCAAGGTGTGGTGAACACTTTTGTCGTTTTTCTATCTAGAGTCATTGGGCATGTCGTTGATCGAGTGGTTTTTAAGGTTGAAAGAGGTCATGGTCCGGCTTTTTGGATCGTCTCTATTATTGCTGAAATTATTCTCGGCTTTTTAGCGATGATGTTAGTGATGTGGTTTTCTCGATATAGAGAGTTTAGAGCAGATGAAGGTGGTGCGAAACTCGCGGGTAGGGCAAATATGATTGCGGCCCTAGCTAAATTGAAAAGTTTTCAGGGAACCCCTGATATGCCTGATGAAATGGCTGCTTTTGCGATTAATGCAGGAAAAATACAAAAGCTATTTTCAAGTCATCCGCCATTGGAAAAACGTATTGAAAACCTGAGAGCTGGTTAA
- a CDS encoding c-type cytochrome, with translation MKLKALLSVLVGSLLMFAVQAQNMSEEDIKSRIAPVGSVHVAGAKADSAAASGPRSGEDIYNTACFACHASGVLNAPKLHDAADWSPRLEKGIDEVLHNALNGLGSMPPRGTCGDCSDDDIKAAIEFMIEGV, from the coding sequence GTGAAATTAAAAGCGTTGTTGAGCGTGTTAGTTGGAAGTTTGTTGATGTTTGCCGTACAAGCGCAAAACATGTCTGAGGAAGATATCAAATCCCGTATTGCGCCAGTTGGTTCTGTGCATGTTGCGGGTGCTAAAGCAGACTCGGCTGCAGCTTCAGGTCCTCGTTCTGGTGAAGACATATATAATACCGCTTGTTTCGCTTGCCATGCATCAGGTGTGTTAAATGCTCCTAAACTGCATGATGCCGCTGATTGGTCACCGCGATTGGAAAAAGGAATCGACGAAGTATTGCATAACGCACTCAATGGACTTGGTTCTATGCCTCCAAGAGGAACCTGTGGCGATTGTTCAGATGACGATATTAAAGCAGCAATAGAGTTCATGATAGAAGGTGTCTGA
- a CDS encoding EAL domain-containing protein, whose translation MTEDFNAGQLTVEELRELIPQLQQLTEKYKRSEHIQRALFDISELAGSISELSRLYVAIHEIIGQFMNAQNFFVALYEKDDEFVEFPYFVDQFDESVIKQIPAKDLLGGIAGYILKSGQHLVLTEENFEKESKERNIKAIGKTPVDLIGVPLKRGNRVIGAMVVQSYDKAVRYVKDELDLLLFVSQHIVNALDRVKSRELTEQTIRERTKQLREINDELQEEILERQKVESLQQALFEISEIAASVEGEMSDFYASLHDILARLLSAPNCYVAIIDEKQSSLEFPYYSDEIDDVVNSRPLSNGLTEFVLRSGKAELIDPDRVNDLAAQNELDQKTADNMIKHTNSWIGSPLYVDGVISGVIAVQTYGKDSKYTLKDLELLKFVSHHIAVAIERKRAAESIQKYNMQLSRKVRERTDELHQTNLYLKKQIEERKDIELKLIHDAHHDALTNLPNRVMFNSRLELAVANKNRYPEHQFAVLFIDLDRFKQINDSLGHHAGDMFLVEVAKRISKCIRAHDLLARLGGDEFVILLDSFDDFNDVEEVANRIIQTLAIPFQFDNKEMYSGASIGIANIEQGYKTADELIRDADAAMYQAKALGRGRFVLFDTSMRQKLLEELELENEFRKTLNNQHFDSQIQAVVNFQTNRILYHEFFVRWIHPTIGKIKREQFWKVAQSSGLTVEIDNFMLEQAIKVLQHWRTLGESEATQKIAINLSISHLSQSRLVNQIIERVKSAQIDPSNLVFEFDENELNHRSQFMLPAIKKLKRSGVILVLDNFGSGLASLSYLYSYPFDYVKIDHKFVKSITRSKRNYNLIRSVLAISSQLSFKLIAEGIENEDQYNALVEAGCTLGQGHYIQSPISMTAILAQDSLPTR comes from the coding sequence TTGACTGAAGACTTTAATGCAGGGCAGTTAACAGTTGAGGAATTGCGAGAACTAATTCCTCAGCTTCAGCAGTTAACTGAAAAATATAAGCGCTCTGAGCATATCCAAAGAGCGCTTTTTGACATCTCAGAGTTAGCTGGTTCTATCAGCGAACTTTCACGCCTGTATGTAGCAATTCACGAAATCATTGGGCAATTCATGAATGCTCAAAACTTTTTTGTAGCCCTTTACGAAAAAGATGATGAGTTTGTGGAGTTCCCGTATTTCGTCGACCAGTTTGATGAAAGCGTAATCAAGCAAATTCCCGCAAAAGATTTACTCGGTGGTATCGCTGGCTATATTCTCAAAAGCGGCCAACATTTGGTTTTAACCGAAGAAAACTTCGAAAAAGAATCTAAAGAACGTAATATCAAAGCAATTGGTAAAACGCCTGTAGATTTAATTGGTGTGCCTCTCAAGCGCGGCAATCGGGTTATCGGCGCTATGGTAGTTCAAAGCTACGACAAAGCGGTTCGATACGTTAAAGATGAATTAGATTTATTGCTGTTCGTATCTCAGCACATTGTTAATGCACTCGATAGAGTTAAAAGTCGAGAGCTGACAGAACAAACGATTCGCGAGAGAACAAAACAATTACGCGAAATCAACGATGAGCTTCAAGAAGAGATATTAGAGCGTCAAAAAGTTGAATCTTTACAACAAGCACTTTTTGAAATTTCTGAAATAGCAGCTTCTGTTGAAGGGGAGATGTCTGATTTCTATGCTAGTTTGCATGACATTCTAGCCCGCTTATTGAGTGCTCCTAACTGTTATGTTGCAATTATTGATGAAAAACAAAGCTCGCTGGAATTTCCATATTACAGTGATGAAATAGATGATGTTGTCAATTCAAGGCCGTTAAGTAATGGACTCACCGAATTTGTATTACGTTCAGGCAAAGCAGAATTAATCGACCCAGATCGGGTTAATGATTTAGCCGCTCAAAACGAGTTAGATCAAAAAACTGCAGATAACATGATAAAGCATACCAATTCTTGGATAGGCTCTCCTTTGTATGTGGATGGTGTTATTTCCGGCGTCATTGCAGTTCAAACCTATGGGAAAGACAGCAAATACACCCTTAAAGATTTGGAACTATTAAAGTTCGTTTCACACCATATTGCGGTAGCTATAGAACGTAAAAGAGCTGCAGAATCGATTCAAAAATATAATATGCAGTTAAGCCGAAAAGTGCGAGAACGTACTGACGAATTACATCAAACCAATTTGTATTTAAAGAAACAAATTGAAGAACGCAAAGACATAGAATTAAAGTTAATCCACGATGCCCACCATGACGCGCTCACCAACCTGCCCAATAGAGTCATGTTTAACAGTCGATTAGAATTAGCTGTTGCAAACAAAAATCGTTACCCTGAACATCAGTTTGCTGTGCTTTTTATCGACTTAGATAGGTTCAAGCAAATTAATGACAGCTTGGGTCACCATGCTGGTGATATGTTCTTAGTTGAAGTTGCCAAACGCATCAGTAAATGCATACGTGCCCACGACCTATTAGCTCGGCTAGGAGGCGATGAGTTTGTTATTCTGCTTGATAGCTTCGACGATTTTAATGATGTGGAAGAGGTTGCCAATCGGATTATTCAAACACTTGCAATTCCCTTTCAATTCGACAACAAAGAAATGTATTCAGGGGCGAGTATTGGAATAGCAAATATTGAACAAGGATATAAAACAGCAGACGAATTGATTCGCGACGCAGATGCCGCTATGTACCAAGCAAAAGCACTGGGACGTGGACGCTTTGTACTGTTCGATACCAGTATGCGTCAAAAGCTATTGGAAGAACTCGAATTAGAAAATGAGTTTCGTAAAACCCTCAATAACCAACATTTTGACTCTCAAATTCAAGCGGTTGTAAATTTCCAAACTAATAGGATTCTCTATCACGAATTTTTTGTGCGTTGGATTCATCCTACAATAGGTAAAATAAAGCGGGAACAGTTCTGGAAGGTAGCCCAATCTAGTGGACTGACCGTAGAAATTGATAACTTTATGCTGGAGCAGGCCATTAAGGTTTTGCAACATTGGCGCACATTAGGTGAGTCTGAAGCGACTCAAAAGATAGCAATTAACTTGTCAATTAGTCATCTTTCACAAAGTCGCCTAGTAAACCAGATAATTGAACGGGTTAAATCTGCGCAAATTGATCCATCGAATTTAGTGTTTGAGTTTGATGAAAACGAATTAAATCATCGCAGCCAGTTTATGTTACCAGCCATTAAAAAGCTTAAACGTTCCGGGGTAATTTTGGTTTTAGATAACTTTGGAAGTGGTCTTGCTTCTTTAAGTTATTTATACAGCTACCCATTTGATTACGTAAAAATTGATCATAAATTCGTTAAATCGATAACTCGCTCAAAACGCAATTACAATTTGATTCGTTCTGTATTAGCCATATCAAGTCAGTTGTCATTTAAACTGATAGCGGAAGGCATTGAAAATGAAGATCAGTACAATGCACTAGTCGAGGCGGGCTGCACCTTAGGCCAAGGTCATTATATACAATCACCCATCAGTATGACGGCGATTTTGGCACAAGATTCACTTCCCACTAGATAG
- the rep gene encoding DNA helicase Rep produces MKLNDGQNQAVKFISGPCLVLAGAGSGKTRVITNKIAYLVQQCGIPARQIAAVTFTNKAAREMKERVAQTMGKKDARGLKVSTFHTMGLNIIKSEFRSLGIKPGFSLFDDKDTMALLKDLTEDSLDGDKEQLSLLQSCISNWKNDLILPEQLQKRALSPGEVEFAKVYHEYQTHLRAYNALDFDDLILMPTLLLQNNETVRQKWQNKIKYLLVDEYQDTNTSQYELVRLLVGERARFTVVGDDDQSIYSWRGARPQNLVLLQQDFPSLKLVKLEQNYRSSGRILHSANILIQNNPHVFEKKLFSELGYGEPLKVLIAKNEEHEAERVVAELLAHKFMKNTQFKDYAILYRGNHQSRLFEKILMSNRIPYKINGGMSFFGRTEVKDLMAYLRLLVNQDDDNALLRVINTPTRGIGRVSLEKLGSFANQLGCSIFEAACHPQLHSVLSGKAQQNIEAFSRWIVEASDNAVRGDGIAAIRGMIKAMQYEEWLYESSTSPKAAEMAMANISTLFGWISDMLEGNELDPPMTLQEVVNRLILRDMMERNEDAEESDQVQLMTLHASKGLEFPYVFMVGMEEGLLPHQSSIDENNIEEERRLTYVGITRAQKELFFTLSKERRQFGEVIQPEPSRFLYELPQDDIVWEHKKVKDSAEVRQQKGQTGIANLRNILSSGK; encoded by the coding sequence ATGAAACTCAACGACGGTCAAAATCAAGCAGTCAAATTTATCTCAGGCCCATGCTTAGTGCTCGCTGGGGCGGGCAGTGGTAAAACTCGGGTAATTACAAATAAAATCGCATACTTGGTTCAACAGTGTGGTATTCCTGCTCGTCAAATTGCCGCGGTAACTTTCACCAATAAAGCCGCCAGAGAAATGAAAGAGCGTGTGGCCCAAACTATGGGCAAAAAAGACGCTCGCGGTCTCAAAGTTTCTACCTTCCATACCATGGGTCTGAATATCATCAAGTCGGAGTTTCGTAGTTTAGGGATCAAACCTGGATTCTCATTATTTGACGACAAAGACACCATGGCCTTGCTAAAAGATCTAACCGAAGACTCTCTTGATGGTGATAAAGAGCAATTGAGCTTGTTGCAGTCGTGTATTTCAAATTGGAAAAATGATCTAATCTTGCCTGAACAGTTGCAAAAGCGTGCATTGTCGCCCGGAGAAGTGGAATTTGCGAAAGTTTATCATGAATATCAAACACATCTTAGAGCCTACAACGCACTAGATTTTGATGATTTAATCTTGATGCCTACCTTGCTTTTACAAAATAATGAAACCGTTCGGCAAAAATGGCAAAACAAAATTAAATACTTGCTGGTTGATGAATACCAAGATACCAATACGAGTCAGTACGAGCTGGTTAGATTGTTAGTTGGGGAACGGGCAAGGTTTACTGTGGTAGGGGACGATGACCAATCCATTTACTCGTGGCGCGGAGCCAGACCGCAAAACTTAGTGCTTTTGCAGCAAGATTTTCCCAGCTTGAAACTAGTAAAACTGGAACAAAACTATCGCTCTTCAGGGCGAATACTTCATAGCGCGAATATTCTCATTCAAAACAATCCTCATGTGTTCGAAAAAAAGTTGTTTTCAGAATTAGGGTACGGTGAGCCGCTTAAAGTGCTGATTGCAAAGAATGAAGAGCATGAAGCAGAGCGGGTTGTTGCTGAACTGCTTGCTCATAAGTTTATGAAGAATACCCAATTTAAAGATTATGCGATTTTGTATCGTGGCAATCATCAATCTCGGTTGTTTGAAAAGATATTGATGAGTAATCGAATCCCTTACAAAATCAATGGCGGAATGTCGTTCTTTGGTCGCACTGAGGTCAAAGACCTGATGGCTTACTTACGACTATTAGTTAATCAAGATGACGACAATGCGCTGCTTAGAGTGATTAACACTCCTACCCGTGGTATTGGCCGTGTTTCCTTAGAAAAGTTAGGTAGCTTTGCCAATCAGTTAGGATGCTCTATTTTTGAGGCCGCGTGTCATCCGCAATTACACAGCGTTTTAAGCGGCAAAGCCCAGCAGAATATCGAGGCCTTTAGTCGCTGGATTGTTGAAGCTTCTGACAACGCCGTTCGTGGTGATGGTATTGCTGCCATTCGGGGCATGATCAAAGCTATGCAGTACGAAGAATGGCTTTACGAGTCTAGCACTAGTCCCAAAGCAGCTGAAATGGCAATGGCAAATATCAGTACGCTTTTCGGTTGGATAAGCGATATGCTCGAAGGCAATGAACTGGACCCACCGATGACCCTGCAAGAGGTTGTAAATCGGTTAATTTTACGAGATATGATGGAACGTAACGAAGACGCAGAGGAGTCAGATCAGGTACAACTTATGACTTTACATGCGTCTAAAGGATTGGAATTTCCTTATGTTTTCATGGTTGGTATGGAAGAAGGACTATTACCGCATCAAAGTAGCATCGATGAAAACAATATCGAAGAAGAGCGACGATTGACTTACGTTGGTATTACTCGAGCACAGAAGGAGTTGTTTTTTACCTTAAGCAAAGAACGTCGTCAATTTGGTGAGGTGATTCAACCTGAACCAAGTCGTTTTCTTTACGAGTTGCCTCAAGATGATATTGTTTGGGAACATAAAAAAGTAAAAGACAGTGCAGAAGTGCGCCAGCAAAAAGGTCAAACTGGAATAGCAAATTTGAGAAACATTCTATCTAGTGGGAAGTGA